From the Roseibium sp. HPY-6 genome, one window contains:
- a CDS encoding GNAT family N-acetyltransferase, giving the protein MTYQITDCRNLGSEELCAAMNAAFSDYEVPLRMTIEKFRDFQKQRGYSAEHSFVSVKGSEIAGFWLSSAPRPAFAGRSYAISVGTDPHHRRQGIVRRLSETVVEKQKSEGATGLQLEVITTNEKAVNAYRSFGFETQRTLRVCRVPKSGLPIPDPDNLKLQALTLEDLPDNESLYFDTQPTPQNSRAALISLRDKIHLFGVRQNGSLAGWAASYADGSVAQIGVHKDHRRRGIGRALLNRLGTSVTSDHLTFVNVDAAAENTNAFLDKAGAEDHLRQFEMHMRF; this is encoded by the coding sequence ATGACTTACCAGATTACCGATTGCCGGAACCTTGGGTCCGAGGAACTTTGCGCTGCCATGAACGCCGCGTTTTCAGATTATGAAGTGCCGCTCAGGATGACGATCGAAAAGTTCAGGGACTTTCAAAAACAGCGGGGCTATTCGGCGGAGCATTCCTTTGTTTCCGTAAAGGGATCCGAAATTGCGGGTTTCTGGTTGTCCAGCGCGCCGAGACCGGCCTTTGCGGGGAGGAGCTATGCGATTTCCGTCGGCACAGATCCTCACCACAGACGACAAGGGATCGTCCGGCGCTTATCTGAAACTGTGGTTGAGAAACAAAAGTCAGAGGGGGCTACCGGGCTTCAGCTTGAGGTCATCACGACAAACGAAAAAGCCGTCAATGCCTATCGCTCCTTCGGTTTTGAGACCCAAAGGACACTGCGTGTTTGCAGGGTGCCGAAGAGCGGTTTGCCCATCCCTGACCCAGACAATTTGAAGCTGCAAGCGCTCACCCTTGAAGACTTGCCGGATAACGAAAGTCTCTATTTCGACACGCAGCCAACACCACAAAACAGCCGAGCGGCGCTCATTTCACTCCGCGACAAGATCCACCTTTTCGGTGTTCGGCAGAATGGAAGCCTGGCCGGATGGGCCGCTTCCTACGCGGATGGGTCTGTGGCCCAGATTGGGGTCCACAAGGACCACAGACGGCGCGGGATTGGACGGGCGTTGTTGAACAGATTGGGGACATCGGTCACGTCCGATCACCTGACATTCGTTAATGTCGATGCTGCTGCAGAAAACACCAATGCCTTTCTCGACAAGGCGGGAGCCGAGGATCACTTGAGGCAATTTGAGATGCATATGCGCTTCTGA
- a CDS encoding GNAT family N-acetyltransferase: MSSSLSEENRDHNATGEGETLSLRILSSLKDVAFEKWDAVANPGWSLTGNGRLTKSETCESPQHGVDAEIARALDLSAEVLPEETSFNPFLSHAFLEALEASDCATNATGWLPRHMLLEDGEGAVLGAVPAYLKSHSQGEYVFDHSWADAFYRAGGDYYPKLQISVPFTPATGRRFLVGTGLNREAGLQALAAGLVQVCQRSGASSVHATFLTKPEWDTLGDLGYLRRTDQQFHWENKGYETFDGFLADLASRKRKAIKKERRAALSAEGIEVEWITGSDLTEAHWDAFYGFYMDTGSRKWGRPYLNRKFFSLINERLAERTLLVMAKREGRYVAGALNFIGSETLFGRHWGCNEHHPFLHFELCYYQAIDFAIANGLKRVEAGAQGSHKLARGYLPTTTYSAHWIAHEGLHQAVSDYLERERFAVERENEALAEHAPFRKDD; encoded by the coding sequence ATGAGTTCTTCCCTGTCTGAGGAAAACCGAGATCACAACGCCACAGGCGAAGGAGAAACCCTTTCGCTGCGCATTCTGTCCTCACTCAAGGACGTAGCCTTTGAAAAATGGGATGCGGTTGCGAATCCCGGCTGGTCCCTGACGGGAAACGGACGGCTCACAAAATCCGAGACGTGCGAGAGCCCGCAACATGGCGTCGATGCAGAGATCGCCAGAGCGCTGGATTTGAGTGCTGAAGTACTTCCTGAGGAAACGTCATTTAACCCTTTCTTGTCACACGCTTTTCTTGAAGCGCTCGAGGCCTCTGATTGTGCTACAAACGCAACGGGCTGGCTGCCGCGCCATATGCTTCTGGAAGATGGCGAAGGCGCGGTTCTGGGTGCGGTTCCGGCTTACCTGAAAAGCCATTCTCAGGGAGAGTATGTCTTCGATCACAGCTGGGCGGATGCCTTTTACAGAGCCGGTGGCGACTACTATCCAAAGCTTCAGATTTCTGTGCCCTTTACACCGGCGACCGGCCGCCGGTTTCTGGTTGGCACCGGCCTCAACAGGGAAGCAGGTTTACAGGCGCTTGCCGCAGGTCTTGTTCAGGTATGCCAGCGCAGCGGCGCTTCCTCCGTGCACGCCACCTTTTTGACCAAACCCGAATGGGACACTCTCGGAGACCTTGGTTACCTTCGGCGGACAGACCAGCAATTCCATTGGGAAAACAAGGGCTATGAAACCTTCGACGGTTTCCTGGCTGATCTCGCATCCAGAAAACGAAAAGCGATCAAGAAAGAACGACGCGCAGCGCTTTCAGCCGAGGGCATCGAAGTCGAGTGGATCACGGGATCGGATCTGACGGAAGCACACTGGGATGCGTTTTACGGTTTTTACATGGACACCGGCTCGCGCAAATGGGGCCGGCCTTACCTGAACCGCAAGTTTTTCTCACTGATCAACGAACGGCTTGCAGAGCGGACGCTTCTGGTCATGGCCAAGCGCGAGGGCCGCTATGTTGCCGGCGCACTGAATTTTATCGGGTCTGAAACACTTTTCGGGCGCCATTGGGGGTGCAACGAACATCACCCCTTCCTGCATTTTGAGCTGTGCTATTACCAGGCCATCGATTTCGCCATTGCAAACGGCCTGAAACGCGTCGAGGCGGGTGCTCAAGGGTCCCACAAACTGGCGCGTGGCTATTTGCCGACGACCACCTATTCCGCGCATTGGATTGCACATGAGGGTCTGCACCAGGCCGTGTCGGACTACTTGGAGCGGGAACGGTTCGCAGTGGAACGGGAAAACGAGGCTCTTGCCGAGCATGCTCCGTTCCGGAAAGACGATTAA
- a CDS encoding glycerophosphodiester phosphodiesterase family protein, with protein sequence MTTDLEAIFARPVAHRGYHDADNGVIENTPTAVSRAVDKGFAIEVDVQETADGEALVFHDYTLDRLAEGNGKVIDAPSHELCQIHMKTGTDKLWLLQDLLELVDGKVPLVVEIKSLMRRDAQGDFVRRVTDQISAYKGPACLKTFDPDMLSHAKNHNSGVLRGIVADGAEPGPNYVRYSRTDRFILRHLLHAPRTRPHFISYGIKGLPKTGPSLLRSLFKLPLMTWTVKTRDQRETAARYADQIVFEGFDPYKDRGNL encoded by the coding sequence ATGACCACCGACCTTGAAGCCATTTTCGCGCGCCCTGTTGCACATCGCGGCTATCACGATGCAGACAATGGCGTCATCGAAAACACGCCGACAGCGGTCTCAAGGGCGGTGGATAAGGGCTTCGCGATCGAAGTCGACGTTCAAGAGACCGCAGACGGAGAAGCGCTGGTCTTTCATGACTACACGCTTGACCGCCTGGCGGAGGGAAACGGCAAAGTCATTGACGCGCCGTCCCATGAACTCTGCCAGATCCATATGAAAACAGGCACAGACAAGCTCTGGCTGCTACAGGATCTGCTTGAACTTGTGGACGGCAAAGTGCCGCTGGTTGTCGAGATAAAATCCCTGATGCGTCGGGATGCACAAGGCGACTTCGTGCGCAGGGTCACCGATCAGATATCGGCTTACAAAGGTCCGGCCTGCCTGAAAACATTCGACCCTGACATGCTTTCTCACGCCAAGAATCATAATTCCGGGGTTCTGCGCGGGATTGTCGCCGACGGTGCCGAGCCCGGACCCAATTACGTACGCTACAGCCGGACGGACCGGTTCATACTTCGTCATTTGCTTCACGCGCCCCGGACCCGCCCACACTTCATATCCTATGGCATAAAGGGTCTCCCGAAGACCGGCCCGAGCTTGTTACGCTCCTTGTTCAAGCTTCCGCTTATGACCTGGACAGTCAAAACGCGGGATCAACGGGAAACAGCGGCGCGATACGCCGATCAGATCGTTTTTGAGGGGTTTGACCCGTACAAAGACAGAGGCAACCTTTGA
- a CDS encoding RidA family protein — MSTIESRLTDLGVSLPEAAAPAANYVPFVKTGNQLFISGQLPMENGKVQVTGKLGDDLDIEQGKTAARTCAINLLAQAKAATGDLDKVVRLVKIVGFVNSTAEFTDQPQVINGASDFLVEAMGDAGRHARSAVSAASLPFGAGVEIEAIFEVAD; from the coding sequence ATGAGCACCATTGAATCCCGTTTGACTGATCTTGGCGTGTCGCTGCCGGAAGCAGCGGCCCCGGCAGCCAATTATGTGCCCTTCGTCAAAACCGGAAATCAGCTTTTTATCTCAGGTCAGCTGCCTATGGAAAACGGCAAGGTCCAGGTGACTGGCAAGCTTGGCGACGACCTTGATATCGAGCAGGGCAAGACAGCGGCCAGAACTTGCGCAATCAACCTGCTGGCACAAGCAAAAGCTGCCACTGGTGACCTCGATAAGGTCGTGCGCCTTGTCAAAATCGTCGGCTTCGTGAATTCAACTGCCGAATTCACCGATCAGCCTCAGGTCATTAACGGCGCTTCCGATTTTCTTGTCGAGGCGATGGGTGATGCCGGGCGGCATGCCCGCTCAGCAGTCAGCGCTGCGTCCCTTCCCTTTGGTGCCGGCGTTGAGATCGAAGCCATTTTCGAAGTCGCCGACTAA
- a CDS encoding cell envelope integrity EipB family protein — MQRLLMSGSLAGAFFAVFVSSVLTSHAAEGASIASSGGAKLVPHRAVYDMKLGEKDDSSGIAALTGRMVYEFSGNACDGYSVNFRFVTRFQNNDGGSQVTDLQTTSFEEPETDSYQFLTKTFVDQELVEESRGTAESGADAKTIKLKEPSEKSLEIGKEVLFPTEHLLSILKAGEDGVSFIAADIYDGAETGEKVYSTTSVIGAKKASNVKADATGPDAPLSGLNYWPVTVAYFDSEEEDTTGEQTPVYQLSFWLFQNGVSGHLTLDYGDFTIKGKMASLELFDETDCPQE; from the coding sequence ATGCAGCGCCTTTTGATGTCCGGATCCCTGGCGGGTGCGTTCTTCGCGGTTTTCGTGAGTAGCGTTCTCACTTCTCATGCGGCCGAAGGCGCATCGATCGCAAGCTCGGGCGGGGCGAAACTTGTGCCGCATCGGGCCGTCTATGACATGAAGCTGGGCGAGAAAGACGACAGTTCGGGGATAGCGGCGCTGACCGGCCGAATGGTCTACGAGTTTTCCGGCAATGCCTGTGACGGCTACAGCGTCAATTTCCGGTTCGTGACCAGGTTCCAGAACAACGACGGCGGCTCACAGGTGACTGACCTTCAGACGACGTCGTTTGAAGAGCCTGAAACGGACAGCTACCAGTTCCTGACAAAAACCTTTGTGGATCAGGAACTCGTTGAAGAATCGCGCGGAACAGCCGAATCCGGCGCCGACGCGAAGACAATCAAGCTCAAGGAGCCGTCGGAAAAGTCGCTCGAGATCGGCAAGGAGGTTCTTTTCCCGACGGAACACCTTTTGAGCATCCTCAAAGCAGGTGAGGACGGTGTCTCCTTCATAGCTGCCGACATTTATGATGGCGCGGAAACGGGCGAGAAAGTCTACTCCACGACTTCGGTCATCGGTGCCAAGAAAGCCAGCAACGTGAAGGCGGATGCGACAGGTCCAGACGCGCCACTTTCGGGTCTGAACTATTGGCCGGTTACGGTTGCCTATTTCGACTCCGAGGAAGAAGACACAACGGGCGAACAGACACCCGTCTACCAGTTGTCGTTCTGGCTGTTTCAAAACGGTGTCAGCGGTCATTTGACGCTCGACTACGGGGATTTCACCATCAAAGGAAAAATGGCGTCGCTCGAACTCTTCGATGAGACCGACTGTCCGCAGGAGTAA
- a CDS encoding phosphotransferase: protein MIRKGFNHSFLVETDQGQFVLRIYLNGKYYIRDSQDFLFELELLTFLHSKGLPVVRPVANRWNGLLSTHRAQNATRHLAVFHFVQGVNAEQAVEDGALVRSHVPGIGRSFALIHQVSDSFVSRYHRYHLNLETCLLDEPIRFFERLLAEQDMGDLSFFNERADELRRRISALCKHSPSYGLIHADLNVENILFSKDGHYTIIDFDHCAYGWRAYDFAVAAFQNPDMRDEFLLGYETVRALSDLEKELIPVFVQLSRIWNHYDIARFLPLWGESLSTQHLTAFREELKDLI, encoded by the coding sequence TTGATCAGGAAAGGCTTCAACCACAGTTTTCTGGTCGAAACCGATCAAGGCCAATTTGTACTGCGGATCTATCTGAATGGAAAATACTATATTCGCGACAGTCAGGATTTCCTGTTTGAACTGGAGTTGTTGACTTTCCTTCATTCCAAGGGGTTACCGGTTGTGAGGCCGGTCGCCAACAGATGGAATGGTTTGCTATCAACGCATCGCGCGCAAAATGCAACCAGGCATTTGGCAGTGTTTCACTTCGTCCAAGGTGTAAATGCTGAGCAGGCTGTTGAGGATGGCGCTTTGGTTCGCTCCCACGTCCCCGGAATCGGTCGCTCCTTTGCGCTAATTCATCAAGTGAGTGACAGCTTCGTAAGTCGCTACCACAGATATCACCTCAACCTGGAGACCTGCCTTCTGGATGAGCCAATTCGGTTTTTCGAGAGGCTCTTGGCCGAGCAGGACATGGGGGATCTCTCGTTTTTCAATGAGCGCGCCGATGAACTCAGACGCAGAATCTCAGCGCTTTGCAAGCATTCGCCAAGCTACGGATTGATACATGCCGATCTGAATGTCGAGAACATCCTTTTCTCTAAAGATGGTCATTACACGATCATAGATTTTGATCACTGCGCGTACGGCTGGCGCGCCTACGATTTTGCCGTTGCAGCGTTTCAAAATCCTGACATGCGAGACGAATTCCTGTTGGGATATGAAACGGTGCGCGCGCTAAGCGATCTCGAAAAAGAGCTCATCCCGGTGTTTGTGCAGCTCAGTCGGATTTGGAACCACTACGATATTGCGCGGTTCTTGCCGCTGTGGGGGGAAAGCCTCTCCACACAGCACCTCACGGCGTTCAGGGAAGAACTCAAGGACTTGATCTAG
- a CDS encoding DNA polymerase IV — protein MTGHPKDQKALCRDCGHRPPASASRCPSCGSPRLVAHAELDALSIAHIDCDAFYAAVEKRDNPELQDVPVIVGGGQRGVVSTCCYIARIYGVRSAMPMFKALEACPDAVVIRPNMEKYSSVGKEIRERMRALTPLVEPISIDEAFLDLTGTELLHQAPPAETLAKFVRGLETDIGISASVGLAPNKFLAKLASDLEKPRGFSVIGAEEAERVLAPMPVGRIWGVGKVFQKTLEKDGIKTIGQLQTMEAADLARRYGSIGLRLATLSHGDDSRIVKPQRGAKSVSSETTFRTDISDLDTLRPILRNLSEKVSRRLKKSDIAGRGITLKLKTADFKTITRARHLGDPTQLADKIYAAGEALLANETDGRRFRLIGIGVGDLEAADRADPQDLLDQSAERRKNAELAIDKLRDKFGNSAVELGLTHAAKSGGKPRSS, from the coding sequence GTGACCGGACATCCGAAAGACCAAAAAGCGCTCTGCCGCGATTGCGGCCACAGACCGCCTGCATCCGCCTCACGATGCCCGTCCTGTGGCAGTCCTCGGCTTGTGGCCCATGCGGAGCTCGACGCTCTGTCCATCGCTCATATCGACTGTGACGCCTTTTACGCCGCGGTCGAAAAGCGGGACAATCCGGAGCTGCAGGATGTTCCGGTCATCGTCGGCGGCGGACAGCGTGGCGTCGTATCAACCTGTTGCTACATAGCAAGGATCTACGGTGTCCGTTCGGCAATGCCCATGTTCAAGGCGCTGGAAGCGTGTCCCGACGCCGTGGTCATCAGACCCAACATGGAAAAGTACTCCAGCGTGGGCAAAGAGATCCGGGAGCGCATGCGCGCTTTGACCCCCTTGGTAGAGCCGATATCAATCGACGAGGCCTTTCTCGATCTGACGGGAACCGAGCTTCTTCATCAGGCCCCACCGGCAGAAACGCTCGCAAAGTTCGTCAGAGGACTTGAAACCGATATAGGGATTTCGGCTTCTGTTGGTCTCGCGCCGAACAAGTTCCTCGCCAAACTCGCGTCCGATCTCGAAAAACCCCGAGGATTTTCGGTCATCGGCGCGGAAGAGGCAGAAAGAGTGCTGGCGCCAATGCCGGTCGGCCGTATCTGGGGCGTTGGCAAAGTGTTCCAGAAGACGCTGGAAAAGGACGGGATCAAAACCATTGGTCAGCTGCAGACGATGGAAGCCGCCGATCTTGCGCGCCGTTACGGATCCATCGGGCTGCGGCTCGCGACCCTGTCGCATGGAGACGATAGCCGCATCGTGAAACCGCAACGCGGCGCAAAGAGCGTGTCCTCAGAAACGACGTTCCGTACCGATATTTCCGATCTCGACACACTGCGCCCGATCCTGAGAAATCTCTCCGAGAAAGTCTCCAGGCGGCTTAAGAAATCAGATATTGCCGGACGTGGCATAACGCTCAAGCTCAAGACAGCTGACTTCAAGACGATCACGCGGGCGCGTCATCTTGGGGACCCGACGCAACTGGCCGACAAGATCTATGCCGCAGGTGAAGCACTGCTTGCAAACGAAACGGATGGACGCCGGTTTCGGCTGATCGGAATCGGCGTAGGAGATCTGGAAGCGGCCGATCGTGCGGACCCTCAAGATCTTCTCGATCAGTCGGCTGAACGGCGCAAGAACGCCGAATTGGCGATCGACAAGCTGCGCGACAAATTCGGGAACTCGGCTGTGGAACTTGGCCTGACGCACGCCGCGAAGTCCGGTGGCAAACCGCGCAGTTCGTAG
- a CDS encoding DUF3572 domain-containing protein, with the protein MKNMQGKSLSVEEAQGIATEALLQLSRDPEQIGRFLAFSGIGPEMIRTAASEPGFLAGVLEFYMMDEALLLAFCENADIRPTMMAAARYALAGGVGEDA; encoded by the coding sequence ATGAAAAATATGCAAGGAAAGTCATTATCCGTTGAAGAAGCTCAAGGAATTGCGACGGAAGCCCTTCTCCAACTCAGCCGGGATCCTGAACAAATCGGTCGTTTTTTGGCTTTTTCCGGCATTGGGCCCGAGATGATTCGAACCGCAGCCAGCGAACCAGGCTTCTTAGCCGGCGTTCTTGAGTTCTATATGATGGATGAAGCGCTTTTGCTTGCGTTCTGCGAAAACGCCGACATTCGGCCGACCATGATGGCTGCTGCCCGATATGCGCTTGCCGGAGGTGTTGGGGAAGATGCCTGA
- a CDS encoding response regulator has protein sequence MAKTVLIVEDNELNMKLFHDLLEAHGYNTLQTRTGIEALKLARENHPDLILMDIQLPEVSGLEVTKWIKEDETIASIPVIAVTAFAMKGDEERIRQGGCEAYISKPISVAKFLETVRAYLGEA, from the coding sequence ATGGCAAAAACCGTGTTGATCGTGGAAGACAACGAGCTGAACATGAAACTGTTTCATGATCTGCTGGAAGCGCACGGCTACAATACGCTTCAGACCCGAACCGGAATTGAAGCCCTGAAGCTTGCGCGTGAAAACCATCCGGATCTGATCCTGATGGATATACAGTTACCGGAAGTTTCCGGCCTTGAAGTTACCAAATGGATCAAGGAAGACGAGACGATTGCGTCCATACCGGTTATCGCTGTTACTGCGTTTGCCATGAAGGGCGACGAAGAACGCATTCGCCAGGGAGGCTGCGAGGCCTATATTTCGAAGCCTATTTCAGTCGCCAAGTTTCTTGAAACCGTTCGGGCCTATCTCGGCGAGGCGTGA
- the rpmG gene encoding 50S ribosomal protein L33 has translation MAKATTIKIKLLSTADTGFFYVTKKNSRTMTEKMVKKKYDPIAKKHVEFKEAKIK, from the coding sequence ATGGCCAAGGCGACAACAATCAAAATCAAGCTCCTCTCTACGGCGGATACCGGTTTCTTCTACGTCACCAAGAAGAACTCCCGCACGATGACCGAAAAAATGGTCAAAAAGAAATACGACCCGATTGCGAAGAAGCATGTCGAGTTCAAGGAAGCCAAGATCAAGTAA
- a CDS encoding RidA family protein, with protein MSKQAIVPAELKSYYDDWKMSPGLASGDLVFLTGFTGVSPDGDLPADAEHQIRNAFKKVEIVLREAGLDFGALVEMTTYHVGLRDHFDLFKGIRSEFVKEPYPAWTAIEVAGFVHEDAIVEIKVIASREK; from the coding sequence ATGAGCAAACAAGCAATCGTTCCCGCCGAACTGAAGTCCTATTACGACGACTGGAAGATGTCGCCGGGCCTAGCCAGTGGCGATCTGGTTTTCCTGACCGGCTTCACGGGCGTGAGCCCGGATGGTGACCTGCCGGCGGACGCAGAACACCAGATCAGAAACGCTTTCAAAAAGGTCGAAATCGTTCTCCGCGAAGCGGGTCTGGACTTCGGCGCGCTTGTGGAAATGACGACCTATCACGTCGGTCTGCGCGATCATTTCGACCTCTTTAAAGGTATCCGGTCCGAGTTCGTCAAGGAGCCCTATCCGGCCTGGACAGCTATCGAGGTCGCCGGCTTTGTGCACGAGGATGCGATCGTTGAGATCAAAGTCATCGCAAGCCGGGAAAAATAG
- a CDS encoding NUDIX hydrolase yields MTGSFERQLAKDEKAGDYPYIRPKDAATLLILDRAKDGTVKMLMGRRHMRHTFMPGKFVFPGGRVDPSDSRISNVLPYHPAVETKLSKGLKNGKSAARVRAFALAAIRETYEEAGLFVGRKSSDGALRLGAGFEAFGERGIQPDLGGLRMIARAITPPQRPRRFDTRFLAVWADAVADGLPGGTGPSGELEDCAWLTLEEARAKELPLITTKILTDLEERLAEDPDLAPETDVPYYFFRNGAFVRERI; encoded by the coding sequence ATGACCGGTTCGTTTGAAAGGCAACTGGCAAAGGACGAAAAGGCCGGCGACTATCCCTATATCCGACCGAAAGACGCCGCCACGCTGCTCATTCTGGATCGCGCCAAAGACGGTACCGTAAAGATGCTGATGGGGCGCCGTCACATGCGCCACACTTTCATGCCGGGCAAATTCGTCTTTCCAGGCGGCCGGGTCGACCCGAGCGATTCCCGCATTTCCAACGTCCTGCCGTATCACCCGGCTGTTGAAACCAAGCTTTCAAAGGGACTGAAGAACGGCAAGTCGGCCGCGCGTGTTCGTGCCTTTGCGTTGGCTGCGATCCGCGAAACCTACGAAGAGGCCGGGTTGTTTGTTGGCCGGAAAAGCTCTGATGGCGCGCTGCGCCTTGGCGCCGGGTTCGAAGCCTTTGGCGAGCGCGGCATCCAGCCTGATCTAGGTGGATTGCGGATGATCGCACGCGCGATTACCCCGCCGCAGCGCCCACGGCGCTTCGACACGCGCTTTCTTGCTGTGTGGGCAGACGCAGTCGCCGACGGTCTGCCCGGGGGCACAGGTCCATCCGGTGAGCTTGAGGACTGCGCATGGCTCACCCTGGAAGAAGCACGGGCAAAAGAATTGCCCCTGATCACAACCAAGATACTGACCGATCTTGAAGAACGTCTCGCAGAGGACCCGGACCTGGCGCCGGAAACCGACGTTCCTTACTATTTTTTCCGCAACGGTGCGTTCGTGCGAGAGCGGATTTAA
- a CDS encoding DUF983 domain-containing protein: MTVRYELKEDVAIPDTLAEKPRRPVLQAMLRGASNRCMNCGQGKLFDGFLQVRPACDKCGEEFHHHRADDAPPYFTITIVGHIIIPALLIVEVMWRPAIWIHMSIWLPLTILLSFALMRPIKGALVGLQWALYMHGFDPESEDEFPVAAPASERIT; this comes from the coding sequence GTGACGGTTCGATACGAGTTGAAAGAAGACGTAGCGATCCCGGATACCCTGGCGGAAAAGCCGCGGCGACCGGTCCTGCAGGCGATGTTGCGCGGTGCCTCCAACCGATGCATGAACTGCGGCCAGGGCAAACTGTTCGATGGTTTCCTTCAGGTCCGGCCTGCATGCGACAAATGCGGCGAGGAATTTCATCACCACCGAGCCGACGATGCGCCGCCCTATTTCACGATCACGATCGTGGGGCACATTATCATTCCCGCACTGCTTATCGTGGAGGTCATGTGGCGTCCCGCAATCTGGATCCACATGTCGATCTGGCTGCCCTTGACCATTCTTCTGTCGTTTGCACTCATGCGGCCCATCAAGGGTGCTTTGGTGGGGCTGCAGTGGGCGCTCTACATGCATGGTTTCGATCCGGAGTCGGAAGACGAATTTCCTGTTGCCGCGCCCGCTTCTGAAAGGATCACATGA